The genomic window CAACGGGGACTGGCCGCGCAGACTTCACAGGCTGGCTTGCATCACCTCGACAGCGCCGTCTGGTGCCCGTCACCGCCACTTCGGAAGAGCATTCCCGCTGCCGTGACGAGAGTGCCAATGATGTTCCATCCCACGCCTGTGACGGCTGAGATGCCGTCATTTGCTGGGGTCTCTTCAGAAGGGCCTTTGATGCAGCAACCCACACATCCTCGATCCCACAGGAGCAAGCGGTCTCGCTGGCTCCTGGCCAGCGGCGCCCTGGCCGCGGCGTCGGTCTCCCTCTGGACGCTGGTCACGCCCGACGGGGCGACAGCGAGTGCCGTACGGAGCGCTGCGTGTTCCGATCTCGCTTCCGGTCTGGTGAAGAAGCATGAGGTCAAGTCGGCGACGTCCAAGGTCGTCTCCGCAACACCGGACGTTCCCGCCCACTGCCAGGTAGACCTGGTACCGGAGCGCGCGATCAACATCCGGGTCGTTCTCCCCCTCAACGACGCCGACGGCGGCAAGGGTGGAACCGAGTCGGGCGCCTGGAACGGACGCGTCCTCAACATCGGCGGCGGCGGCTACCAGGGCATCATCTCCGACCTCTCCTTCCCACTGCAGCGCGGCGAAGTCGGCTCCAACACCGACACCGGCCACAACCAGGCCTGGTGCAACACCACCAACCCCAAAACCGGCCTGACCAACGCCCAGCCGGACTGCGGCCTGATCGGCGGCGGCTTCGTCCTCGACCCACGCGGCAAACTACTGACCTCCCAGGTCAAGGACTTCATCGACCGCAGCGAGCACGCCCAGACCACCTGGGCCCTCAAACTCACCAAGACCTACTACGGCGAAGACGCCCGCAAGAACTACTGGGTCGGCGCATCAACCGGCGGCCGGCAGGGCTGGCAGATGGCCCAGAAACACGGCGACCTCTACGACGGCTTCCTCATCGGCTTCCCCGCCATCAACTGGAACCGCTTCCCCGTCGCGCAGGCCTGGCCCGCCATCGTCACCAACGAACTGCTCGGCGCAAAAGGCCTGGCACCTGCCAAAAGTGACGCCGCCAACGCCGCCGCCGTCACCGCCTGCGACACCCAGGACGGCGTGAAAGACGGTGTCATCGCTGAACCCCGCCGCTGCACCTTCGACGCCCGAAACGTCAAGGGCCTGACCCCTCAGGAGGCCAAGGCCGTCTACCTCATCTGGGACGGACCCCGCGACGCGCACGGCAACCGCCTGTGGGGTGGCATCACCCGCGGAACCTCCTTCTCCACACTCCTGCCCGGCGGCAACGACATGAGCCCGATGATCGACACCTGGCTCCGCCACTGGCTCAAGCAGGACGCCACCTACGACTGGCGCTCCCACCTCACCACCAACAACTTCCCCCAGACCTTCGAAGCCGCCTACCGCAAGTTCGCAGGAACCGCCTCGACCGACAGCACCGACCTGACCGACGTCCGCCACAACAAGGGCAAAATCCTCTACT from Streptomyces sp. DSM 40750 includes these protein-coding regions:
- a CDS encoding tannase/feruloyl esterase family alpha/beta hydrolase, whose translation is MKKHEVKSATSKVVSATPDVPAHCQVDLVPERAINIRVVLPLNDADGGKGGTESGAWNGRVLNIGGGGYQGIISDLSFPLQRGEVGSNTDTGHNQAWCNTTNPKTGLTNAQPDCGLIGGGFVLDPRGKLLTSQVKDFIDRSEHAQTTWALKLTKTYYGEDARKNYWVGASTGGRQGWQMAQKHGDLYDGFLIGFPAINWNRFPVAQAWPAIVTNELLGAKGLAPAKSDAANAAAVTACDTQDGVKDGVIAEPRRCTFDARNVKGLTPQEAKAVYLIWDGPRDAHGNRLWGGITRGTSFSTLLPGGNDMSPMIDTWLRHWLKQDATYDWRSHLTTNNFPQTFEAAYRKFAGTASTDSTDLTDVRHNKGKILYYVPTNDPLIVPFGSYNYQQRLFDRYGVQNTRSFVRTFYFPNVGHEPPTLTGSTPAMSQLLDALQTWTEHGEAPNSFNQNDTTANVQRTICAYPDTPKTAGANADCQTHTKVPTDLANASRTAMDHP